Proteins encoded in a region of the Bartonella taylorii genome:
- a CDS encoding helix-turn-helix transcriptional regulator, with protein sequence MTENDVLLTDRESAKLLHMSVSTFRRHVTNGSLPKPLKFGFLSRWLQSDLINVIEQAKQQRYNDAA encoded by the coding sequence ATGACAGAAAATGATGTTCTTTTGACAGACCGTGAAAGTGCAAAACTGCTTCATATGAGTGTTTCGACATTCCGCCGTCATGTGACCAATGGATCTCTCCCAAAACCTTTAAAATTTGGTTTTTTATCGCGTTGGTTACAATCGGATCTTATCAATGTCATCGAGCAAGCGAAACAGCAACGTTATAACGACGCGGCATAA
- a CDS encoding hemagglutinin repeat-containing protein has product MGGSTKDALANMAGASGSVTVGFKTEKAEASAQTSTAVTNSIEAGRAVNMQAHKGSIHGVGADIIAGSNPVYALGNDAQSGNITLEAGKDITFESAQNVQSTQNSSESTSMSVGTGYGTGSAGATGNAAFSQGEGSSEAVQQKNAHIIGTNTVHTTSGGNTALEGAVVSGERVEMEVGGALTITSRSDTGQTSSKQKSVSVGFGAGQTGGGGSMSASFQKDQSSSDYHSVVEQSGIKAGDGGFKINVKDKTTLTGGIIASTAPAEKNSLTTGRIATSDITNSAHAQASSHGFSLSGNDTIKNIAKNALNHGKAHDGAEGETKSAISDGSIILTGGSNQRAMVQDAGQIIDALNRNTATAHQAVAPVDATSLEGVVHNRLDMINKLSDEGFDYRDKVNEIAYLKEHPEGEVVHDENGNVVYATNENGQYIKDSYGRKIPLYRYLTPEEEKHLQAGSDGNRRMFYNGILNTPDEAARNAVQLADNKKDPHYLLVFPHSDSILVEGFIAGYQYVLEGDFGGLTNSTKKYKNLLYLYGNKGLHTDAHSRGSMTAGNGSYNLAKHGVHGIAKETTINFFGPAFNAQDMADTLYILSDGKQDYVNLENHKYDFVGTKIGKNPYTFEQIPLGSGPWKEAGKIAFSYPSVHACYGHPSDACTKFYGLPNRTPIYSKYSGRKK; this is encoded by the coding sequence TTGGGGGGCTCTACCAAGGATGCTCTTGCCAATATGGCTGGTGCATCTGGCAGTGTAACCGTGGGCTTTAAGACTGAGAAAGCGGAGGCATCTGCTCAGACATCTACTGCTGTAACCAATAGCATAGAAGCAGGGCGCGCTGTCAACATGCAAGCCCACAAAGGCAGCATCCATGGTGTTGGAGCCGATATTATCGCTGGTAGCAATCCTGTCTATGCACTGGGCAATGATGCGCAGAGCGGGAATATCACCTTGGAAGCGGGTAAAGATATCACCTTTGAAAGTGCGCAAAATGTGCAAAGCACACAAAACAGTAGTGAAAGTACTTCAATGAGTGTTGGCACCGGTTATGGCACGGGTAGCGCAGGGGCAACGGGCAATGCCGCTTTTAGTCAAGGAGAAGGCTCGAGCGAGGCGGTTCAACAAAAGAACGCCCATATTATTGGTACCAATACGGTTCATACCACAAGTGGAGGCAATACCGCACTGGAAGGTGCCGTGGTTTCTGGAGAGCGTGTAGAAATGGAAGTAGGGGGTGCTCTCACCATTACCAGCCGCAGTGATACGGGACAAACTTCCAGCAAGCAGAAATCGGTTTCTGTTGGCTTTGGTGCTGGACAAACGGGTGGTGGAGGCTCTATGAGCGCCTCTTTCCAAAAGGATCAATCCTCTAGCGATTATCACAGTGTTGTGGAACAATCAGGCATCAAAGCGGGTGATGGTGGTTTTAAGATCAACGTTAAAGACAAAACAACGTTAACCGGAGGCATCATTGCCAGCACCGCGCCGGCAGAAAAAAACAGCCTGACCACAGGAAGGATTGCCACCAGTGACATCACCAACAGTGCCCATGCGCAAGCCAGCAGCCATGGGTTTAGCCTTTCTGGAAATGACACGATAAAAAACATTGCTAAAAATGCTTTAAATCACGGAAAGGCACATGATGGAGCGGAAGGGGAAACCAAATCCGCCATCAGTGATGGCAGCATCATTCTGACAGGTGGATCTAACCAGAGGGCAATGGTCCAAGATGCTGGACAAATCATTGATGCCCTCAACCGCAACACCGCTACAGCCCACCAAGCCGTTGCACCGGTGGACGCCACATCGCTTGAGGGGGTAGTGCATAATCGCTTAGATATGATCAATAAATTATCGGATGAAGGATTTGATTATCGGGATAAAGTGAACGAAATCGCATATCTCAAAGAGCATCCTGAGGGTGAGGTTGTGCATGATGAAAATGGCAATGTGGTCTATGCAACAAATGAAAATGGACAATATATCAAAGATAGCTATGGGAGAAAAATCCCTCTGTATCGCTATTTAACACCAGAGGAAGAAAAGCATTTACAAGCAGGTTCTGATGGCAATAGGCGTATGTTCTACAATGGTATTTTAAATACACCAGATGAGGCAGCCCGTAATGCGGTTCAGTTGGCTGATAATAAGAAGGATCCGCACTATCTTTTGGTGTTCCCACATAGCGATTCGATCTTGGTAGAGGGGTTTATTGCAGGGTATCAGTATGTTCTAGAAGGTGATTTTGGTGGTCTGACAAATTCGACGAAGAAGTACAAGAATCTGTTGTATCTCTATGGCAATAAAGGATTGCATACTGATGCGCATAGCCGCGGCAGTATGACAGCGGGCAATGGATCGTATAATTTAGCTAAGCATGGTGTTCACGGTATAGCAAAGGAAACAACGATTAATTTCTTTGGACCGGCTTTTAACGCTCAAGACATGGCAGATACGTTATATATCTTAAGTGATGGAAAGCAGGATTATGTCAATTTGGAAAATCATAAATATGACTTTGTGGGTACAAAGATTGGCAAAAATCCTTATACTTTTGAACAGATCCCTCTTGGTAGTGGTCCTTGGAAAGAAGCAGGGAAAATAGCATTTAGTTATCCCAGTGTCCATGCTTGTTATGGTCATCCAAGTGATGCTTGTACAAAGTTCTATGGTTTGCCTAATCGTACGCCAATTTATTCAAAATATTCAGGGAGAAAAAAATGA